A genomic window from Anas platyrhynchos isolate ZD024472 breed Pekin duck chromosome 13, IASCAAS_PekinDuck_T2T, whole genome shotgun sequence includes:
- the CACNA2D2 gene encoding voltage-dependent calcium channel subunit alpha-2/delta-2 isoform X2 codes for MAMAAPTGSAALCGHLALLLLLLLAAPAALGYSFPQQHTMQYWARRLEQEIDGVMRIFGGVQQLRGIYNENRNLFEVKENVPRKLVEKVAGDIESLLAKKVRALKRLANAAEKFQKAHHWQDNIREEDIEYYDSKADTEYDDPDGEEIEREKSNSLKLEFTDDANFKTKVNYSYAAVQIPTDIYKGSTVILNELNWTQALEDVFIENRKEDPSLLWQVFGSATGVTRYYPATPWRAPNKIDLYDVRRRPWYIQGASSPKDMVIIVDVSGSVSGLTLKLMKTSVYEMLDTLSDDDYVNVASFNEKAKPVSCFKHLVQANIRNKKVFKEDVQGMVAKGTTDYKAGFEYAFDQLQNSNITRANCNKMIMMFTDGGEDRVQDVFEKYNWPNKTVRVFTFSVGQHNYDVTPLQWMACANKGYYFEIPSIGAIRINTQEYLDVLGRPMVLAGNRAKQVQWTNVYQDALGLGLVVTGTLPVFNLTEDSSDRKNQLILGVMGIDVALNDIKKLTPRYNLGANGYVFAIDLNGYVLLHPNLQPQIINFREPVTLDFLDAELEDENKEEIRRSMIDGNDGQRFIKTLIKSLDEQYIDEVFRTYTWAPIKSTNYSLGLVLPPYSTYYIQANLSDQILQVKLPNIKMKDFEYLLPNSFESEGHVFIAPREYCKDLDLSDNNTEFLENFIALMEKVTPDSKQCDNFLLHNLILDTGITQQLVERVWKDQDLNTYSLLAVFAATDGGITRVFPNKAADDWEEEPEPFNASFYRRSLDNKGYIFKPPYRDAGYRGLDLENNTIGILVSTAVELSIGGKTLKPAVVGVKLDLEAWAEKFKVLASNRTDRDQLGARRCDPSSSCEMDCEANNKDLICVLIDDGGFLVLSNQEDHWYQVGKFFSEVDANLMSALYNNSFYARKESYDFQSVCAPEAQSNTGAAPRGVFVPTVADLLNLAWWTSAAAWSLFQQFLYGLTYSSWFQTEDVTADSMEARETSCIMKQTQYYFSTVNATYNAIIDCGNCSRLFHAQRLANTNLLFVVADKPLCSQCESVKLLQAEVRAPPRDPNQCELVDRPRYRKGPHICFDYNATEDTSDCGRGASFAPSLGVLLSLQLLLLYSSASRHPLPPAACL; via the exons AGGCTGGCCAACGCCGCGGAGAAGTTCCAGAAAGCCCACCACTGGCAGGACAACATCCGG GAGGAAGACATCGAGTACTACGACTCCAAGGCAGACACGGAATAC GACGATCCTGATGGAGAAGAGATCGAGCGGGAGAAGTCCAACTCCCTGAAGCTGGAGTTCACCGACGACGCCAACTTCAAGACCAAGGTTAACTACTCATACGCCGCCGTGCAGATCCCCACGGACATCTACAAAGGCT CCACCGTCATCCTCAACGAGCTGAACTGGACGCAGGCGCTGGAGGACGTCTTCATTGAGAACCGCAAGGAGGACCCCTCCCTGCTCTGGCAGGTCTTCGGCAGCGCCACCGGCGTCACCCGCTACTACCCCG CCACCCCGTGGAGAGCCCCCAACAAGATCGACCTCTACGACGTGCGCAGACGGCCCTG GTACATCCAGGGCGCCTCCTCCCCGAAGGACATGGTCATCATCGTGGACGT GAGCGGCAGCGTGAGCGGCCTCACCCTCAAGCTGATGAAGACCTCAGTGTACGAGATGCTGGACACCCTCTCGGATGATGACTACGTCAACGTGGCCTCG TTCAACGAGAAGGCGAAGCCGGTGTCGTGCTTCAAGCACCTGGTGCAGGCCAACATCCGTAACAAGAAGGTCTTCAAGGAGGACGTGCAGGGGATGGTGGCCAAGGGCACGACCGACTACAAGGCCGGCTTCGAGTACGCCTTCGACCAGCTGCAGAAC TCCAACATCACGCGGGCCAACTGCAACAAGATGATCATGATGTTCACGGACGGCGGCGAGGACCGGGTGCAGGACGTCTTCGAGAAGTACAACTGGCCCAACAAAACG GTGCGTGTCTTCACCTTCTCCGTCGGGCAGCACAACTACGACGTGACCCCGCTGCAGTGGATGGCGTGTGCCAACAAAG GTTACTACTTTGAAATCCCTTCCATCGGCGCCATCCGCATCAACACGCAG GAGTACCTGGACGTGCTGGGCAGACCCATGGTCCTGGCTGGGAACCGAGCCAAGCAGGTCCAGTGGACCAACGTCTACCAGGATGCCCTG gggctggggctggtggtgaCAGGCACACTGCCGGTGTTCAACCTGACCGAGGACAGCAGCGACAGGAAG AACCAGCTCATCCTGGGCGTGATGGGGATCGACGTGGCGCTGAACGACATCAAGAAGCTGACGCCACGTTACAAT CTGGGGGCGAACGGCTACGTCTTCGCCATCGACCTGAACGGCTACGTGCTGCTGCACCCCAACCTGCAGCCCCAG ATCATCAATTTCCGCGAGCCGGTGACGCTGGACTTCCTGGACGCCGAGCTGGAGGACGAGAacaaggaggag ATCCGGAGAAGCATGATTGATGGAAACGACGGGCAGAGGTTCATCAAGACCCTGATCAAGTCCCTGGACGAG CAATACATCGACGAGGTGTTCAGGACCTACACGTGGGCCCCCATCAAAAGCACCAACTACAG CCTGGGGCTGGTCCTGCCGCCCTACAGCACCTACTACATCCAGGCCAACCTCAGCGACCAGATCCTGCAAGTGAAGT TACCAAACATCAAAATGAAGG ATTTTGAATACCTGCTGCCAAACAGCTTTGAGTCGGAGGGACATGTGTTCATTGCTCCCAG AGAGTATTGCAAAGACCTCGACTTGTCGGATAACAACACCGAGTTCCTGGAGAACTTTATTGCCCTCATGGAAAAGGTGACCCCAGACTCCAAGCAGT GTGACAATTTCCTCCTGCACAACCTGATCCTCGACACGGGCATCACGCAGCAGCTGGTGGAGCGCGTCTGGAAGGACCAGGACCTCAACAC gtACAGTCTCCTGGCTGTCTTCGCAGCCACCGATGGGGGCATCACCCGCGTCTTCCCCAACAA GGCTGCGGATGACTGGGAGGAGGAACCGGAGCCCTTCAATGCCAGCTTCTACCGCCGGAGCCTGGATAACAAGGGCTACATCTTCAAACCGCCCTACCGGGACG CCGGATACCGGGGGCTGGATCTGGAGAACAACACCATCGGGATCCTGGTGAGCACCGCCGTGGAGCTCAGCATCGGGGGCAAGACGCTGAAACCGGCAG TGGTGGGGGTGAAGCTGGACCTGGAGGCCTGGGCGGAGAAGTTCAAGGTGCTGGCAAGCAACCGGACAGACCGCGACCAGCTGGGCGCCCGCCGG TGCGACCCCTCGAGCAGCTGCGAGATGGACTGCGAGGCCAACAACAAG GACCTCATCTGCGTCCTCATTGACGACGGAGGCTTCCTGGTGCTCTCCAACCAGGAGGATCACTGGTACCAG gTGGGCAAGTTCTTCAGCGAGGTGGACGCCAACCTGATGTCCGCCCTCTACAACAACTCCTTCTACGCCCGCAAGGAGTCCTACGACTTCCAGTCTGTCTGCGCCCCCGAGGCCCAGAGCAACACGGGGGCTGCGCCCCGCGGCGTCTTCGTG CCCACCGTGGCCGACCTGCTGAACCTCGCCTGGTGGACCTCAGCCGCCGCCTG GTCCCTCTTCCAGCAGTTCCTCTACGGCCTCACCTACAGCAGCTGGTTCCAGACGG AGGACGTGACGGCGGACAGCATGGAGGCCCGGGAGACGAGCTGCATCATGAAGCAGACGCAGTACTACTTCAGCACCGTCAACGCCACCTACAACGCCATCATCGACTGTGGGAACTGCTCCAG GCTGTTCCACGCACAGAGGCTGGCCAACACCAACCTGCTCTTCGTGGTGGCCGACAAGCCCCTGTGCAGCCAGTGCGAGTCCGTCAAGCTGCTGCAGGCGGAGGTCAGGG CTCCCCCGAGAGACCCGAACCAGTGTGAGCTGGTGGACAGGCCCCGCTACCGGAAAGGCCCCCACATCTGCTTCGACTACAATGCAACC GAAGATACCTCAGACTGCGGCCGAGGGGCTTCCTTCGCCCCCTCCCTCGGGGtcctgctctccctgcagctgctgctcctctacTCCAGCGCCAGCCGGCACCCgctgcccccggccgcctgcctTTAA